One Acidobacteriota bacterium genomic window carries:
- a CDS encoding citramalate synthase, protein MRKVQIYDTTLRDGSQGESISFSLEDKLHIVRKLDELGVDYIEGGWPGSNNKDLELFQQTQRVTLQHARMAAFGSTRHPRYQADSDPNLNALVEANTPVVTIFGKSWDLHVKTALGITLDENLDLIRESVAFLKSRGKEVIYDAEHYFDGFKADLDYALATLKAAEEAGAHTIVLCDTNGGTLTSDIQERFVRASRHVSTPLGIHTHNDSEMGVANAIVAVQAGAMQVQGTINGYGERCGNANLCSVIANIELKLGMSSIGKENLRQLTEVSHYISELANLLPRTDQAYVGKSAFAHKGGIHVSAVMKETAAYEHIDPALVGNARRVLVSELSGRSNILYKAAERGLKIDKSSAAAKIVVDKLKEMEHYGYQFEGAEASFEVLFDRLVHETKDLFELDGFRVITEKKGAGEPYSEAVIKLRVDGAEEHTAAEGSGPVSALDRALRKSLTTFFPCIRNVRLTDYKVRVLNSEGGTNAKVRVLIESSDGQESWGTVGVSENLIEASWQALVDSITYKLKKEHGPRKKGSPADKATASEPRPGRKEAVGSQHS, encoded by the coding sequence ATGAGAAAAGTTCAGATTTACGATACAACGCTGCGAGACGGCTCGCAGGGCGAAAGCATTTCCTTTTCGCTGGAAGACAAGCTGCACATCGTCCGGAAGCTGGACGAGTTGGGTGTCGACTACATCGAAGGCGGCTGGCCAGGGTCAAACAACAAGGACCTGGAGCTTTTCCAGCAGACGCAGAGGGTGACGCTGCAGCACGCCAGGATGGCGGCCTTCGGCAGCACGCGCCATCCGCGCTATCAGGCAGACAGCGACCCGAACCTGAATGCCCTGGTGGAAGCCAACACCCCCGTGGTAACGATTTTCGGGAAGAGTTGGGACCTGCACGTGAAGACAGCTCTGGGAATCACTCTGGATGAAAATCTCGACCTGATTCGAGAGTCGGTTGCCTTCCTGAAATCGCGCGGGAAAGAAGTGATTTACGACGCTGAGCATTATTTTGATGGTTTCAAGGCTGACCTCGACTACGCGCTGGCCACTTTGAAGGCGGCCGAAGAGGCAGGCGCCCATACGATTGTCCTGTGCGACACGAACGGCGGTACGCTGACCTCCGACATTCAAGAGCGCTTCGTGCGAGCTTCCAGGCACGTCAGCACGCCTTTGGGCATTCACACACACAATGACAGCGAGATGGGCGTTGCCAACGCTATTGTGGCGGTGCAGGCAGGAGCGATGCAGGTGCAGGGAACCATCAACGGTTACGGTGAGCGTTGTGGGAACGCCAACCTATGTTCCGTGATTGCCAACATTGAACTGAAACTCGGCATGAGTTCGATCGGTAAGGAGAATCTAAGGCAGTTGACTGAGGTTTCACATTACATCAGCGAGCTGGCCAACCTGCTGCCGCGCACGGACCAGGCGTACGTCGGCAAGAGCGCCTTTGCCCACAAGGGCGGGATCCACGTGAGCGCAGTAATGAAGGAAACCGCCGCTTATGAACACATCGATCCGGCGCTGGTGGGGAACGCCCGCCGCGTGCTGGTGTCGGAACTTTCCGGGAGGAGCAACATTCTCTATAAGGCCGCTGAGCGCGGATTGAAGATTGACAAATCCAGCGCCGCCGCCAAGATTGTTGTGGATAAGCTGAAGGAGATGGAGCACTACGGTTACCAGTTCGAGGGCGCCGAGGCTTCATTCGAGGTGCTGTTTGACAGGCTGGTGCACGAAACCAAAGACCTTTTTGAGCTGGATGGTTTCCGCGTCATTACGGAAAAGAAGGGTGCCGGCGAGCCCTACTCCGAGGCCGTGATCAAACTGAGAGTGGACGGCGCGGAGGAGCATACGGCCGCGGAAGGTTCGGGGCCCGTAAGCGCGCTCGACAGGGCCCTAAGAAAATCCCTGACCACCTTTTTCCCTTGCATTCGGAATGTTCGCCTGACTGATTACAAGGTGCGTGTGTTGAATTCTGAAGGCGGAACCAACGCCAAGGTCCGGGTGCTCATCGAGTCGAGCGACGGGCAGGAAAGCTGGGGAACGGTGGGCGTCTCTGAAAACCTGATTGAGGCGAGCTGGCAGGCCCTGGTGGACAGCATCACCTACAAGCTTAAGAAGGAACACGGCCCACGAAAGAAAGGGAGCCCTGCGGATAAAGCCACGGCTAGTGAACCGAGGCCCGGCCGCAAGGAGGCCGTCGGCTCACAACATTCCTGA